The proteins below are encoded in one region of Rhodopirellula islandica:
- a CDS encoding NPCBM/NEW2 domain-containing protein yields the protein MKPSTLFVLIGIVAAITGDIHECAGQSPAIVRMQASAPSITMARKRIGQAVKADPIDSPGRVVVVYFTPRDRPPAANHSSRIRRIVEETAGFYERELKRHGFANRSMHVLRNQRGQVDIIDVVGEETDYDKPDGRRIREEVIPVLRQRGIDADASVLLLFCNLMDYDPVASKISHHSPYYGGGNHLSGTAWQCDSEILDPRRFRDPTPIRDGEYGRITIGRHNSIFIGGVIHELGHALSLPHCRQRPDEAERGTALMGAGNRTYAQQLRGEGKGTFLTQTHALRLAAHPVFNRQVPRSIHDRPATDFKHLLVSAGPRRSVQVAGQVSGTLPAHAVVAYFDPDGGGDYDATTASAVPDPNGKFALHSGPLRPKTSGELRLVSCHINGTTSTRSLRYSVNADGSPDLSVARLELELKPVMDELQTGTVDNAKARLSEIASSDPDLMEIGQRVLDRFQTLEPAISIDANQVPSDTNSVWLSTIRPQTAEVGWLRPTYNSVPDKQRLLSLGGDYFAHGIYAHAPAKHAYPIEKKWKRFRGRCGIQGNLFGQVDFEILGDGKSLWKATRVTAGEGKTFDLDVSQIQTLTLKVTDGGNGTGGDWGVWIEPLLTR from the coding sequence ATGAAGCCCTCCACGCTGTTCGTTTTGATTGGGATCGTGGCTGCGATCACAGGGGACATCCATGAATGTGCAGGCCAGTCGCCTGCCATCGTTCGGATGCAGGCCTCGGCACCGTCAATCACCATGGCTCGCAAACGGATCGGTCAGGCGGTCAAAGCGGATCCAATTGATTCGCCCGGCCGCGTTGTCGTCGTGTACTTCACCCCTCGCGACCGTCCTCCCGCGGCCAATCACAGCTCTCGCATCCGCCGAATCGTGGAGGAAACCGCCGGGTTCTACGAGCGTGAACTGAAACGGCATGGCTTTGCCAATCGGTCGATGCATGTGCTGCGGAACCAACGTGGACAAGTCGACATCATTGATGTGGTGGGCGAAGAGACCGACTACGACAAACCCGATGGTCGACGAATTCGAGAGGAAGTGATCCCGGTGTTGCGCCAACGCGGGATCGATGCCGACGCCTCGGTGTTGCTGCTGTTTTGCAACTTGATGGATTACGATCCGGTCGCCAGCAAGATCTCACATCACAGCCCTTACTACGGCGGTGGAAATCACTTGTCGGGAACTGCCTGGCAATGCGATTCTGAGATTCTCGATCCTCGTCGTTTTCGTGACCCAACCCCGATCCGAGATGGTGAGTACGGACGCATCACCATCGGTCGCCACAACTCCATCTTCATTGGAGGCGTGATCCATGAACTGGGTCACGCTCTTTCGCTGCCGCATTGTCGCCAACGTCCCGATGAAGCCGAACGCGGGACGGCACTGATGGGAGCGGGCAATCGAACCTATGCCCAACAATTGCGTGGCGAAGGCAAGGGGACGTTTCTAACGCAAACTCATGCGCTGCGATTGGCTGCTCATCCAGTCTTCAACCGACAGGTCCCCCGGTCCATCCACGACCGCCCAGCGACTGACTTCAAACACTTGCTCGTTTCGGCTGGACCTCGACGTTCGGTTCAAGTCGCCGGACAGGTCAGCGGCACCCTCCCAGCCCATGCAGTGGTTGCTTACTTCGATCCCGATGGAGGCGGTGACTACGACGCCACCACCGCGTCCGCGGTTCCCGATCCGAACGGAAAATTCGCACTGCACAGCGGCCCCCTTCGTCCCAAAACGTCCGGCGAACTGCGGCTTGTGTCGTGCCACATCAACGGGACGACAAGCACACGTTCCCTTCGGTACAGCGTCAACGCCGATGGCAGCCCCGATCTGTCCGTCGCAAGACTGGAGTTGGAACTGAAACCAGTGATGGATGAGTTGCAAACCGGAACGGTCGACAACGCCAAGGCGAGACTCAGTGAGATCGCTAGCTCGGATCCTGACCTCATGGAAATTGGCCAACGTGTGCTGGATCGTTTTCAGACGCTTGAACCAGCGATTTCAATCGATGCAAATCAGGTTCCTTCGGACACAAACTCCGTTTGGCTCTCAACGATTCGCCCACAAACCGCCGAGGTGGGTTGGCTGCGGCCAACTTACAATTCCGTCCCAGACAAACAGCGTTTGCTGTCGCTGGGTGGCGACTACTTTGCGCATGGAATCTACGCCCATGCACCCGCGAAACATGCCTATCCGATCGAAAAGAAGTGGAAACGCTTTCGCGGTCGCTGTGGTATTCAAGGCAACCTGTTTGGGCAAGTCGACTTTGAGATCCTTGGTGATGGAAAATCACTTTGGAAAGCCACTCGCGTGACCGCGGGCGAAGGCAAGACGTTTGACCTGGATGTAAGCCAAATCCAAACTCTCACGCTGAAAGTGACCGATGGAGGCAACGGCACCGGTGGCGATTGGGGCGTCTGGATCGAACCGCTGCTCACTCGATGA
- a CDS encoding ammonia-forming cytochrome c nitrite reductase subunit c552 — MSDQQPRSFGWLILLTALTAFATFGVVALLVNIFERKQEARVPFTRVVEVTEISTDPEPWGLNFPQQYEDYLKTVDDDYTDFGGNHALPPSKLEESPWLKRLFAGYAFSIDYREARGHAHMLADQEVTKRVTDVQQSGACLHCHASIAATYRRIGLEEQGKPTDAKSLADGFQQEAVLAGFRAVSTKKYEEVHAEIDQTPDGFDASGDPHIGGAHPVSCVDCHEPETMAIRVTRPGFILGIDKLAKSDAEVPHLPSVQAWRDGGKQGVYDPNTMATRQEMRSFVCGQCHVEYYCANKMTLTYPWSNGLKMENLEAEWDATTFPDGGEFYDYVHKTTGTKVYKAQHPEFELWSQGIHARAGVSCSDCHMPYEKVGATKVSSHWVRSPMMNINKACQTCHKVPEAEIKARVDVIQDRTRALIDRAASAMTEMLDAIIEIQEAGATEEQLKPIRDLQRKAMWRLDYIASENSKGFHASQESARILGESIDYSRQAIVKAYRLGLPASESSDPEPEDSETPDGD; from the coding sequence ATGTCCGATCAGCAACCACGCAGCTTCGGATGGCTGATTCTATTGACCGCACTGACCGCTTTCGCAACGTTTGGCGTTGTCGCGTTGCTGGTCAACATTTTCGAACGCAAACAGGAAGCCCGGGTGCCCTTCACCCGAGTGGTGGAGGTCACAGAAATCAGCACGGACCCAGAACCTTGGGGTCTGAACTTCCCGCAGCAATACGAGGACTACCTGAAAACCGTTGACGACGACTACACCGACTTCGGCGGCAACCACGCTCTCCCACCCAGCAAACTGGAAGAGTCCCCCTGGCTGAAACGATTGTTCGCCGGCTATGCCTTCAGCATCGATTATCGCGAAGCACGCGGTCACGCTCACATGTTGGCCGACCAAGAAGTCACCAAGCGAGTGACCGACGTTCAGCAATCCGGTGCTTGCTTGCATTGCCACGCGTCCATCGCCGCCACGTACCGACGCATTGGACTGGAAGAACAGGGCAAACCGACGGACGCGAAATCCCTGGCCGATGGTTTTCAACAGGAAGCGGTCTTGGCCGGTTTCCGTGCGGTCAGCACCAAGAAGTACGAAGAAGTGCACGCTGAAATTGACCAAACACCTGATGGATTTGACGCCAGCGGCGATCCTCACATCGGCGGTGCCCATCCTGTTTCTTGCGTGGACTGCCACGAACCTGAAACCATGGCGATACGAGTCACTCGCCCCGGATTCATCTTGGGCATCGACAAACTCGCCAAAAGCGACGCCGAGGTCCCACACCTCCCCAGCGTCCAGGCCTGGCGAGATGGCGGCAAGCAAGGCGTCTACGATCCGAACACCATGGCGACTCGCCAAGAGATGCGATCATTCGTCTGCGGCCAGTGCCACGTGGAGTACTACTGTGCGAACAAGATGACGTTGACCTACCCCTGGAGCAACGGCCTGAAGATGGAGAACCTCGAGGCGGAATGGGACGCCACCACGTTCCCTGATGGCGGCGAGTTCTACGACTACGTCCACAAAACGACCGGCACAAAAGTCTACAAAGCCCAACACCCGGAGTTCGAACTCTGGAGCCAAGGCATTCACGCCCGAGCCGGTGTCAGCTGCAGTGATTGCCACATGCCCTACGAAAAGGTCGGCGCCACCAAGGTCAGCAGCCACTGGGTTCGCAGCCCCATGATGAACATCAACAAGGCTTGCCAAACCTGCCACAAGGTTCCCGAGGCTGAGATCAAAGCTCGTGTCGATGTGATCCAAGACCGAACACGAGCCCTCATCGACCGCGCGGCCAGTGCGATGACAGAAATGCTGGACGCGATCATCGAAATCCAAGAAGCCGGCGCGACCGAAGAACAACTCAAACCCATTCGCGATTTGCAACGCAAAGCGATGTGGCGTCTGGACTACATCGCCAGCGAAAACAGCAAGGGATTCCACGCCAGCCAAGAGTCCGCACGAATCCTGGGCGAATCGATCGACTACAGCCGGCAAGCGATTGTGAAAGCGTATCGGCTCGGTTTGCCAGCTTCCGAGTCCTCCGATCCAGAACCGGAAGATTCAGAAACCCCTGATGGCGATTGA
- a CDS encoding DUF6714 family protein, which produces MNSSTDLIRRTEEMFDRTSLLEGGISLREAIVMDNYGTMTERKEARTQDELTDWRRLVGTDHLKRHVDAGALCFVDALGMRFYLPPCFVTILPLDNPDDCPEISRAVLFHLSGADEQFALLNQRQTVLIRDILLHWEQKTDRWHRRSVAEAIRSVARRLSTQY; this is translated from the coding sequence ATGAATTCTTCGACTGACCTAATACGCCGCACCGAAGAGATGTTTGACCGCACCTCTCTTCTTGAAGGCGGGATATCTCTTCGTGAGGCCATCGTCATGGACAACTATGGCACCATGACCGAACGCAAGGAAGCGCGAACCCAGGACGAACTCACCGATTGGCGTCGTCTTGTCGGTACGGACCATCTGAAGCGTCACGTCGATGCTGGCGCACTGTGCTTTGTGGATGCATTGGGAATGCGGTTCTATTTGCCTCCGTGCTTTGTCACAATCTTGCCATTGGATAATCCTGACGACTGTCCCGAGATCTCTCGTGCCGTGCTTTTCCATCTGTCGGGAGCAGACGAGCAGTTTGCACTACTGAACCAACGGCAAACGGTGTTGATTCGCGACATCCTGCTACACTGGGAGCAGAAAACGGACCGGTGGCATCGACGAAGTGTTGCAGAGGCAATTCGGTCGGTCGCTCGAAGACTAAGCACACAATACTGA
- a CDS encoding universal stress protein has product MRILLAVDSSTYAQRAVEFASHLPFRKPVDFDLVSVVAPPMMVDTGSMAMPLDFGAFLDIETDRNREAISILAKDLESQDHVHSVHTHVPIGPPTSSLLDVAEQSNADLIVLGAIGHSAIERVLLGSVSDYVATHADTSALVVRSPKEASVEPGLQKIMLALSGHPEDERMLLWLKELKVRPNVEIHLVRILDRFTFYRQDLRRHASEIWESQYEQAQTQILNFETKLQALSLNTETHLVEADHVGEALVEYSRRHGCDLAVTGDSDSGLLTRVFLGSTSRYVLRHADCSVLIVRDKEDRVQAHRQIAEQSMTGT; this is encoded by the coding sequence ATGCGAATTCTACTGGCTGTTGATTCTTCGACTTACGCACAGCGGGCTGTCGAATTTGCATCTCACCTGCCGTTTCGAAAACCCGTTGATTTCGATTTGGTTTCGGTCGTCGCTCCGCCCATGATGGTTGACACTGGATCGATGGCGATGCCCTTGGACTTCGGCGCGTTCTTGGACATTGAAACCGACCGCAACCGAGAAGCGATTTCAATTCTGGCAAAGGACTTGGAGTCCCAAGATCACGTCCATTCGGTGCACACCCACGTGCCAATTGGGCCCCCGACCTCTTCCTTGCTGGACGTCGCCGAACAGTCCAACGCCGACCTGATCGTGCTGGGTGCCATTGGTCACTCGGCCATCGAACGAGTCTTGCTGGGCAGTGTTTCGGATTACGTGGCAACTCACGCCGACACCAGTGCCCTGGTCGTGCGTTCCCCCAAAGAAGCCAGCGTGGAACCAGGATTGCAGAAAATCATGCTGGCGCTTTCGGGACACCCGGAAGACGAACGCATGCTGTTGTGGCTGAAAGAACTCAAAGTCCGTCCCAACGTTGAGATCCACCTGGTTCGCATCTTGGATCGGTTCACGTTTTATCGACAGGACCTGCGTCGGCACGCTTCGGAAATTTGGGAGTCGCAGTACGAACAAGCTCAAACTCAGATCTTGAATTTTGAAACCAAACTGCAGGCCCTGAGCCTGAACACGGAGACACACTTGGTCGAAGCCGACCACGTTGGCGAAGCCTTGGTTGAATATTCGCGGCGGCATGGTTGCGACTTGGCCGTGACGGGCGACAGCGACAGTGGGTTGCTCACCCGCGTGTTTTTGGGCAGCACCTCACGTTACGTGCTTCGCCATGCAGACTGCAGCGTGCTGATCGTTCGCGACAAAGAAGATCGCGTCCAAGCTCACCGTCAGATTGCTGAGCAATCCATGACCGGCACCTGA
- the nrfH gene encoding cytochrome c nitrite reductase small subunit has product MRSATGDPSEPTPSTNVGKKRFPRIAMLFCVALGLLAGIGTFTFGYGKGASYLSNNPETCVNCHVMQSHFDSWQQSSHHHVAVCNDCHLPHDKIGKWIVKGDNGFFHSLAFTMGGYSDPIEIKPRNRRVTQSTCVDCHRDFVHALLPATPQGDMQNCVHCHADVGHAAHGKVDWMHPR; this is encoded by the coding sequence ATGCGATCTGCCACCGGCGATCCATCGGAACCGACGCCAAGCACGAATGTTGGAAAGAAACGGTTCCCCAGAATCGCGATGCTCTTCTGCGTCGCCCTGGGACTGCTCGCCGGTATCGGCACGTTCACTTTCGGTTACGGCAAAGGCGCCAGTTACCTGAGCAACAATCCTGAAACCTGCGTCAATTGTCACGTGATGCAATCGCACTTTGATTCCTGGCAGCAGAGTTCTCACCACCATGTTGCCGTTTGCAATGACTGCCACCTGCCGCATGACAAAATCGGCAAATGGATCGTCAAAGGTGACAACGGATTTTTCCACTCGTTGGCATTCACCATGGGTGGCTACTCCGATCCGATTGAAATCAAACCACGCAACCGCCGAGTCACTCAGAGCACCTGTGTGGACTGTCACCGTGATTTTGTGCATGCGTTGCTGCCAGCGACCCCGCAGGGTGACATGCAGAACTGCGTCCACTGTCATGCCGACGTCGGCCACGCCGCCCACGGCAAAGTGGACTGGATGCATCCGCGTTGA
- a CDS encoding rhodanese-like domain-containing protein, which yields MIWLSQQFVLWLNRIAPVLGWNRVEDISTEELARRLEQNDPTIVLVDVRSEPERSVSHIPGSISDDEFRSREKEFENRTVVASCTIGGRSWIFAQRCLRRGMKARNYRSGILGWCESGGELVAADGTPTQRVHTHNRFLSAPSGYESATSQHTPASKASE from the coding sequence ATGATTTGGTTGTCGCAACAGTTTGTCCTCTGGCTCAACCGGATCGCACCCGTCCTCGGTTGGAATCGCGTGGAAGACATTTCAACAGAGGAGCTAGCGAGACGATTGGAACAGAACGATCCAACGATCGTGCTCGTCGACGTTCGATCGGAACCCGAGAGGAGTGTGTCTCATATTCCTGGCTCCATCTCCGACGACGAATTCCGGTCACGGGAGAAAGAGTTCGAAAATCGAACCGTGGTTGCCTCGTGCACCATCGGCGGCCGCAGCTGGATCTTCGCTCAGCGTTGTTTGCGACGCGGGATGAAGGCACGCAACTACCGCTCGGGGATCTTGGGATGGTGCGAATCCGGCGGCGAACTCGTCGCAGCCGATGGCACGCCGACGCAACGTGTTCACACACACAATCGGTTCCTCAGTGCACCGTCTGGTTATGAAAGTGCGACGAGTCAGCACACCCCAGCATCCAAAGCGAGCGAATGA
- a CDS encoding CoA-binding protein, giving the protein MNDAIAAFLSVPTFAVAGASARQHKYGNKVFRALIGSGRIAYPLNPITEEIEGHQAYPRIQDLPTVPEAVSIITPPEVTRKVVADAIEAGVRHLWMQPGAEDDEASHAAREAGLTVIDDGSCILVLLARE; this is encoded by the coding sequence ATGAACGATGCCATCGCTGCGTTTCTCTCCGTACCAACCTTTGCTGTTGCGGGAGCTTCCGCTCGCCAGCACAAGTACGGAAACAAGGTCTTCCGAGCTCTGATTGGATCGGGGCGGATCGCGTACCCTCTCAATCCGATCACGGAGGAAATCGAGGGGCATCAGGCGTACCCGCGGATCCAGGATTTGCCGACGGTGCCGGAGGCCGTTTCGATCATCACTCCGCCGGAGGTGACTCGCAAAGTGGTCGCTGACGCGATCGAAGCGGGGGTGCGTCACCTGTGGATGCAGCCCGGTGCGGAGGACGACGAAGCCAGCCATGCGGCTCGCGAAGCCGGGCTCACCGTGATCGACGACGGCAGTTGCATCTTGGTGCTGCTCGCTCGCGAATGA
- a CDS encoding MBL fold metallo-hydrolase produces MIFETIQTEGIAQLSYLVGDDSTGIAAVIDPQPNVESYIRLSRQHGVAITHIYETHIHADFMSGSRELQSRLGNAKIFASGEGDASYEFDVQKVHDGDSFGFESTTLTARHTPGHTPEHLSYELADSDSPSDPWGVLSGDSLFVGSAGRPDLLGSEETDKLTQQLFSTLRDYYLSLADHVIVYPCHGAGSACGANIGERPMTTIGQERKHNAFLQHQDFDEFAEFVSEGAPPVPHHYPILKKINAKGPQLIGSAPVVPGLPPKQFQQAIQSGEAQLVDTRQMLAFGGGHIDGAMNLGDRPELSVWAGDMLDYDRPILLVVEDDTRLDWVSWHFAIVGLRRFAGYLVGGMKAWDNAGLPLSMTPQLTVHDLKKRPSEFQILDVRSPSEFQSNRIPGAKHHYVAEMRDGVNGELDLNRDDPVAVYCGSGYRASIAASVLERNGFQRVHNVPGSMSAWKNAGYSIEN; encoded by the coding sequence ATGATCTTTGAGACGATTCAAACCGAGGGAATTGCACAACTGTCCTACCTGGTCGGTGACGACAGCACGGGAATCGCCGCGGTCATCGACCCTCAACCCAACGTGGAATCCTACATCCGTCTCAGCCGCCAGCACGGCGTCGCGATCACGCATATCTACGAGACTCACATTCACGCGGACTTCATGAGTGGATCGCGTGAGCTTCAGTCCAGACTCGGCAACGCGAAAATTTTCGCGAGCGGTGAAGGCGATGCCAGCTATGAATTCGATGTTCAGAAAGTTCATGACGGAGATTCGTTTGGCTTTGAATCCACCACGCTCACGGCTCGGCATACCCCGGGGCACACTCCAGAACACCTCTCCTATGAGCTGGCTGATTCGGATTCACCGAGTGATCCATGGGGCGTGCTCAGCGGTGACTCGTTGTTTGTCGGATCCGCCGGTCGCCCCGATTTGTTGGGATCCGAGGAAACCGACAAACTCACCCAGCAACTGTTCTCGACGCTCCGCGACTACTACCTGAGTCTCGCCGATCACGTCATCGTTTACCCGTGCCATGGTGCGGGCTCCGCGTGTGGAGCCAACATCGGTGAGCGGCCGATGACGACCATCGGCCAGGAACGCAAACACAATGCGTTCTTGCAGCATCAGGACTTCGATGAATTCGCAGAGTTTGTCAGCGAGGGCGCCCCTCCGGTTCCTCATCACTATCCGATCCTCAAAAAGATCAATGCGAAGGGGCCCCAATTGATTGGCAGTGCCCCCGTTGTTCCAGGCCTGCCTCCCAAACAATTTCAACAGGCGATCCAGTCCGGTGAAGCACAACTGGTCGACACACGTCAAATGCTTGCGTTCGGAGGAGGCCACATTGACGGTGCGATGAACTTAGGTGATCGACCTGAATTGTCGGTCTGGGCCGGCGACATGCTCGACTACGATCGGCCGATCTTGCTGGTTGTTGAGGATGACACTCGATTGGACTGGGTCTCTTGGCACTTCGCAATCGTTGGGTTGCGTCGTTTCGCAGGCTATCTCGTCGGCGGCATGAAGGCCTGGGACAATGCTGGCCTCCCACTTTCGATGACTCCCCAGCTCACCGTTCACGATCTGAAGAAACGTCCGAGCGAATTTCAGATCCTGGACGTTCGTTCGCCTTCTGAATTCCAATCCAACCGAATCCCAGGAGCGAAGCACCACTACGTCGCCGAGATGAGAGACGGTGTCAACGGCGAGTTGGATTTGAACCGCGATGATCCAGTCGCGGTCTACTGCGGCAGTGGGTATCGGGCGAGCATTGCCGCGAGTGTTTTGGAACGGAACGGATTTCAGCGTGTCCACAACGTTCCCGGCAGCATGAGTGCCTGGAAAAACGCGGGCTACTCGATCGAGAACTAG
- a CDS encoding MerR family transcriptional regulator, translated as MFSIGEFSKMTGLTIKSLRFYHEQGVLTPCRVEVGSGYRYYSETQVDTARVIAQLRELGFSVADVREILSNHSDDADMVERLRLQRNAIKERIKKDRDIAGLLDQIIVHETEATRTMNQTSYAVEEKNVDPCLIASIRMQGAYRECGKGFAKIGRRMGRFIHGKPMLLHHDTEYKEDDADFEACMPVKKGESSDEIIVRELPGGRALSLMHLGPYEEIGRSYEKIMKHAKTQSLDYHVPTREIYHKGPGMIFKGNPKKYLTEIVFLISSGA; from the coding sequence ATGTTCAGCATAGGCGAATTTTCGAAGATGACCGGACTGACGATCAAGTCCCTCCGGTTTTATCACGAGCAAGGCGTTTTGACGCCATGTCGCGTCGAAGTGGGAAGCGGGTACCGCTACTACTCGGAAACGCAGGTCGACACGGCACGGGTGATTGCGCAGCTTCGTGAACTGGGATTCTCTGTCGCTGACGTTCGTGAAATACTGAGCAACCACAGTGACGATGCCGACATGGTCGAACGTTTGAGATTGCAGCGAAATGCAATCAAAGAGCGGATCAAGAAGGATCGCGACATTGCAGGGTTGCTCGATCAAATCATTGTCCATGAAACCGAGGCAACCCGAACGATGAACCAGACCAGCTACGCCGTCGAGGAGAAGAACGTCGACCCGTGTTTGATCGCGAGCATTCGCATGCAGGGGGCCTACCGCGAATGCGGCAAAGGATTCGCGAAAATTGGACGTCGAATGGGACGTTTCATCCATGGCAAACCCATGTTGTTGCACCACGACACCGAATACAAAGAAGATGACGCCGACTTCGAGGCTTGCATGCCGGTGAAGAAAGGTGAATCAAGCGACGAGATCATCGTCCGAGAACTGCCTGGCGGACGAGCCCTGTCGTTGATGCATCTAGGACCGTATGAGGAGATCGGTCGGTCCTACGAAAAGATCATGAAGCACGCGAAAACGCAGTCGTTGGACTATCACGTTCCCACGCGAGAGATCTATCACAAAGGGCCCGGCATGATTTTCAAAGGGAATCCGAAGAAGTACCTCACCGAGATTGTGTTCCTGATCTCGAGCGGCGCTTGA
- a CDS encoding beta-lactamase hydrolase domain-containing protein yields the protein MSNRMKFNDQLTVGAQPSENELKQLPEEGFQSVINFRTAGEEEQPLAPDAEGEVVRSAGLKYLHVPVSMDGMDEQTVDQFREQYQSLPKPVLAHCKSGKRAGAMMMMHTAVEQGISGDQALEQAKEMGFECDKPELEQFVKQYVDSRTQATAN from the coding sequence ATGTCGAATCGAATGAAATTCAACGATCAACTCACCGTTGGAGCCCAGCCCAGCGAAAACGAATTGAAGCAATTGCCGGAGGAGGGCTTTCAATCCGTCATCAACTTCCGCACCGCCGGAGAAGAGGAACAGCCTTTGGCCCCGGACGCGGAAGGTGAAGTCGTACGATCGGCCGGATTGAAGTACCTGCACGTCCCAGTCTCGATGGATGGAATGGACGAACAGACGGTGGACCAATTCCGAGAGCAGTACCAGTCGCTTCCCAAGCCGGTCTTGGCCCACTGCAAAAGCGGCAAGCGGGCCGGGGCGATGATGATGATGCACACCGCGGTGGAGCAGGGTATCTCGGGCGACCAAGCACTCGAGCAAGCGAAGGAAATGGGGTTCGAGTGTGACAAGCCCGAACTGGAGCAGTTCGTGAAGCAATACGTCGACTCCCGAACCCAAGCAACCGCGAACTGA
- a CDS encoding universal stress protein yields MPLVNWDRISFLGVEVMRNVLLAIDGSKPSEETAKFVARLPHFDPVDLTVVSVVHRRFVHASYSTNELIEKAYEQDRANAMKSLERVALLFEGANVQVKTELLEGVVGESIVEKAKEIKADLVVVGATGHSQISRMLLGSISDFVATHAPCSVLVVRPEGLPANGEPLKVCLGYEGTGPCQAALEELMESPWRGQTELNVVLVAACLNEVYADSNCVEHYKKELAGAKEQLEEVSDHVTTHFLEDVHYGEAITRFVETHGINLVVLGETPRSQFSRFLLGSTSQYVLRHVPCSVWITRNRMIEGLKHKRVESSSKTALS; encoded by the coding sequence ATGCCATTGGTCAATTGGGATCGCATTTCATTTCTAGGAGTCGAAGTCATGCGCAATGTTTTGCTAGCCATTGATGGGTCGAAGCCATCGGAAGAAACGGCGAAATTTGTTGCTCGCCTTCCCCATTTTGATCCTGTTGATCTGACCGTGGTTTCGGTGGTGCACCGGCGGTTTGTTCACGCCAGCTATTCAACCAACGAGTTGATTGAAAAGGCCTACGAACAGGACCGTGCGAACGCCATGAAGAGCCTGGAGCGAGTGGCGCTCCTGTTTGAGGGTGCCAACGTGCAGGTGAAGACGGAACTGCTCGAAGGGGTGGTCGGTGAGTCAATTGTTGAAAAGGCCAAGGAGATCAAAGCCGATTTGGTGGTGGTGGGAGCGACGGGGCACTCCCAGATCAGCCGCATGTTGCTGGGAAGTATCAGCGACTTCGTGGCAACCCACGCACCTTGCAGTGTGTTGGTGGTTCGTCCAGAAGGGTTGCCAGCGAATGGGGAGCCGCTGAAGGTTTGCCTGGGATACGAGGGCACCGGTCCCTGCCAAGCTGCGCTCGAAGAGCTGATGGAAAGCCCTTGGCGAGGTCAGACCGAATTGAACGTGGTTCTGGTGGCGGCTTGTCTGAATGAAGTGTACGCCGACTCGAACTGCGTTGAGCACTACAAAAAGGAATTGGCCGGCGCGAAAGAGCAGCTGGAAGAGGTGTCGGATCATGTGACCACCCACTTCCTGGAAGACGTTCACTACGGCGAAGCCATCACTCGATTCGTGGAAACACACGGGATCAATCTGGTTGTCTTAGGTGAAACGCCTCGTTCGCAGTTCAGCCGATTCTTGTTAGGAAGCACTTCGCAGTACGTGCTGCGTCATGTGCCCTGCAGTGTGTGGATCACTCGGAATCGAATGATCGAAGGTCTGAAGCACAAACGTGTGGAATCCAGTTCCAAAACAGCACTCAGCTGA